A genomic window from Sphingobacterium spiritivorum includes:
- a CDS encoding OmpA family protein — MRIISLLFIALCISLTGYSQQTIRKDTTVVTDNNRYKVITNTFWSNWFLGAGAGAQVYFGDHNKQAPLSENLTPHFGLHLGKWFSPGLGLRLGAGGYQIKGLTQNGSHSTGEVYDASKWLDKQKFNYYHVYGDMLFNLSNIFSGYNANRIYNISPYLGLGWMITNDQPKQREISANLGIYNTFRLAEALDLTLDIRGSMVNDRFDGETGRRKEEGTLSALIGLTYKFKKRGWDKSKTTIISYDEEELNALRRRVNELAANNDVLSKQLEEAGNKSMTNVVVNKNVLAAPILVTFKIGTSEISNETRVNLGFFAKVIKEGDAQVIYRITGYADKGTGTPEINQRLSIARAEAVKSILVNEFAVPARQLTTVAAGGVDNMYYNDPKLSRAVIAFAE, encoded by the coding sequence ATGAGAATAATAAGTTTACTTTTTATTGCGTTATGCATTTCTCTGACTGGGTATAGCCAGCAAACTATCCGAAAAGATACAACCGTTGTTACAGATAACAACAGATACAAAGTAATCACGAATACTTTCTGGAGCAACTGGTTTCTGGGAGCCGGAGCAGGTGCTCAGGTTTATTTCGGAGATCACAACAAACAGGCACCTTTATCTGAAAACCTGACTCCACATTTTGGTCTCCATCTTGGAAAATGGTTTTCTCCCGGATTAGGCTTACGTCTGGGTGCCGGAGGCTATCAGATCAAGGGACTAACCCAAAACGGAAGCCACTCTACCGGAGAAGTATATGACGCTTCCAAATGGCTGGATAAACAAAAATTCAATTACTATCATGTCTACGGAGATATGCTCTTCAATCTGTCTAATATTTTTAGTGGCTACAATGCAAACCGTATTTACAATATAAGTCCGTATCTGGGTCTGGGATGGATGATTACTAATGATCAGCCAAAACAGCGGGAAATAAGTGCTAATCTGGGTATCTACAATACGTTCAGACTGGCAGAGGCGCTGGACCTGACGCTGGATATTCGCGGAAGTATGGTCAACGACCGATTTGACGGAGAAACAGGCAGACGTAAAGAAGAAGGGACGCTGAGTGCACTGATCGGACTGACCTACAAATTCAAAAAGCGTGGATGGGACAAAAGTAAGACAACTATCATCAGCTACGATGAAGAGGAGCTCAATGCCCTGCGTCGCAGGGTAAATGAACTAGCCGCAAACAACGATGTACTCAGTAAACAACTGGAAGAAGCTGGCAACAAATCCATGACCAACGTCGTCGTGAATAAAAATGTACTGGCAGCGCCGATACTGGTCACTTTCAAAATCGGTACCAGTGAGATATCTAACGAAACCCGTGTGAATCTGGGTTTCTTTGCAAAAGTAATTAAGGAGGGTGATGCTCAGGTCATATACCGGATCACCGGATATGCTGATAAAGGAACAGGAACACCAGAAATCAACCAGCGTCTGAGTATAGCTCGTGCTGAAGCTGTAAAAAGTATACTGGTCAATGAATTTGCTGTACCGGCAAGACAACTGACCACTGTAGCGGCCGGAGGTGTAGATAACATGTATTATAATGATCCTAAACTAAGCCGCGCAGTGATTGCATTTGCAGAATAA
- a CDS encoding GumC family protein gives MVNNQITQNITKADKSVNIIDLFKYLMIHWKWFALSVLLFGGYYYYQYSRSTFMYRSSEMVMIKTPMNTPSTARITRTNSAFNSVSVAGEILQLNSKELMRRTIDRLNADVSYVIRNGLRDQELYTQSPVKVTWMDKKPDQSFSFTLTPLDGKYVLLKKWSNGDRAKELKIELNKESNTPVGRIVVTAEKQFTASTVGEDIQVTKYAHEAMVGYIMGNLKIQQMEEDASLLQITLEDQSIKRANDIITTLITVYNEFSLEDKNQIAINTAQFIRERLQIIESELGNVENNIEQLKTANQGVDVNVAGEMYLSESRQHLEERNKLETDIRLVDMMRSHLDNKTKRNELIPSNTGLVEANIENQITDYNTTLLRRNRLVEGSSTENPIVQDLDKALGAMRGNIDRAVENATEGLRVKMQKARSEEQQARGKVIQMPQKQRIMLSVERQQKVKEELYVFLLNKREENALNKAMTDDNIRIIDPASGSDAPVYPVRFKKVMTGVGIGIVLPAAVLLCLLIFNTGVRGRQDIESVLDIPFLGEIPQAGKRKTDSNKVLVSKTGRDVLTEAFRIIRTNIGFMSRNGNSPQVITFTSFSIGAGKTFTALNLAATLSFLDKKILILDLDLRKGTISSRVNVKSALGVSHYLSNSQVAIDDIICKSGIADNVDIISIGMVAPNPVELLLGKRLDELIADLRNRYDYIIVDGVPVGLVADASIVNRISDLTIFMVRVGKMDRRQLPEIEKIRQEGKLSNMSVILNGLKQGRRGYGYGYGYGYGYGYGYSNEKRHNLFSSLLEKIKGL, from the coding sequence ATGGTAAATAATCAAATAACACAGAATATAACAAAGGCAGATAAATCGGTCAATATTATTGACCTGTTTAAGTATTTAATGATACATTGGAAATGGTTTGCGCTTTCTGTTTTGCTTTTTGGAGGGTACTATTATTACCAGTATAGCCGTTCCACCTTTATGTATAGAAGCTCTGAAATGGTAATGATCAAGACTCCTATGAATACACCGTCTACTGCCCGAATCACACGGACAAATTCTGCCTTTAATTCAGTAAGTGTGGCAGGAGAAATATTACAGTTGAACTCAAAGGAACTTATGAGAAGGACAATTGATCGTCTGAATGCAGATGTGAGTTATGTAATCCGTAACGGACTAAGGGATCAGGAGCTTTATACACAAAGTCCGGTAAAAGTAACCTGGATGGATAAGAAACCGGATCAAAGCTTTTCATTTACGCTTACCCCGTTGGATGGCAAATATGTATTGCTCAAAAAATGGAGTAACGGAGACAGAGCAAAAGAGTTAAAGATTGAACTGAATAAAGAAAGTAATACTCCGGTAGGCAGGATAGTAGTCACAGCTGAAAAACAATTCACAGCATCAACAGTGGGTGAAGACATACAGGTGACCAAATACGCCCATGAAGCAATGGTTGGCTATATTATGGGTAATCTTAAGATCCAGCAAATGGAAGAAGATGCTTCTTTATTACAAATTACATTGGAAGATCAGTCTATCAAAAGGGCGAATGATATAATCACCACATTGATAACCGTGTACAATGAATTCTCGTTGGAAGATAAGAATCAGATCGCTATTAATACCGCTCAATTTATCAGAGAACGTTTGCAGATTATTGAAAGTGAACTTGGAAATGTGGAGAATAATATTGAGCAACTTAAGACAGCCAATCAGGGGGTAGATGTGAATGTTGCCGGAGAGATGTATTTATCGGAATCCAGGCAGCACCTGGAAGAACGAAACAAATTGGAAACCGATATCAGGCTGGTAGATATGATGCGTAGTCACCTGGACAATAAGACCAAAAGAAATGAACTCATTCCCAGCAATACAGGATTGGTCGAAGCCAATATTGAAAACCAGATTACGGATTACAATACAACATTGCTTCGCAGAAACCGCTTAGTAGAAGGCAGTAGCACAGAGAACCCTATAGTACAGGATCTGGACAAAGCTTTGGGTGCAATGCGGGGAAATATAGATCGGGCTGTAGAAAATGCTACTGAAGGTCTTAGGGTAAAAATGCAGAAGGCAAGGAGCGAAGAACAGCAGGCAAGAGGTAAGGTGATTCAGATGCCTCAGAAGCAGAGAATTATGCTTTCGGTAGAAAGGCAACAGAAAGTAAAGGAAGAACTGTACGTGTTCTTGCTTAATAAACGGGAAGAGAACGCTTTGAATAAGGCGATGACCGATGACAATATCCGAATTATAGACCCTGCATCAGGCTCCGATGCACCTGTATATCCAGTGCGCTTCAAGAAGGTAATGACTGGTGTCGGAATAGGGATTGTGCTGCCTGCAGCTGTTCTTTTGTGTCTGTTGATATTCAATACCGGAGTCCGCGGAAGGCAGGATATAGAAAGTGTACTGGATATCCCATTTCTTGGAGAGATACCGCAGGCTGGAAAAAGAAAAACAGATAGCAATAAGGTATTAGTCAGTAAGACTGGTCGCGATGTACTTACAGAGGCCTTCCGCATAATAAGGACAAATATTGGTTTTATGTCGAGAAATGGAAATTCTCCTCAGGTGATTACGTTTACATCATTCAGTATCGGAGCAGGTAAAACCTTTACAGCCCTAAATCTGGCTGCTACCTTATCTTTTCTGGATAAAAAGATTTTAATATTGGATCTGGATCTTAGAAAGGGGACCATCAGTTCCAGAGTCAATGTAAAAAGTGCACTTGGTGTAAGTCATTATCTATCGAATAGTCAGGTAGCTATTGACGATATTATATGCAAAAGTGGGATAGCAGATAATGTAGATATCATCTCCATAGGAATGGTAGCGCCCAATCCCGTTGAATTGTTATTAGGCAAGAGACTGGATGAGCTTATAGCTGACCTTAGAAACAGGTATGATTATATTATTGTAGATGGAGTACCTGTGGGACTTGTCGCTGATGCGAGTATTGTCAACCGGATTTCGGATCTGACTATATTTATGGTCCGTGTAGGCAAAATGGACAGAAGGCAATTGCCCGAAATTGAAAAAATACGTCAGGAAGGCAAACTTTCCAATATGTCTGTCATTCTGAATGGACTGAAACAAGGTCGCAGGGGATATGGGTACGGATATGGATACGGATACGGATATGGTTACGGATACAGCAATGAAAAAAGACACAATTTATTTTCTTCATTATTAGAAAAGATAAAAGGTCTATAA